The DNA window CGGCGCCCCGGGCGGCGGCCAGCAGCAGGGCGAGCCCGGAACGGCAGCCCAGGCCCAGCACGCTGGTGGCCGGGCCCACCTCCAGCCGCTGGTAGACGGCCTCGTACAGGGGCACCAGCATGCGTTCCTGGATCTCGGCCCAGTCGCGCGCCCGCTGCTGCGCCCGCGTGAGCTCCGTGGCCGTGCTCCTCACCTGAGCAGAAGCCATCCTGCGGCCTCCCATCCGGTCCGTCGGCTGCCGTGCCGGTTCGCGGCACGATGGACGACCCCCCGCGTTGCTCCCCGAATCCCCCCGAATACAGACAACCCCCGTCGCGGCCCGGCGTCCAGAGGAGTGGCGGAGGCGCGCGCCCCCGGCGGTCGTGCGCCCCTCCGCCGTGCGCGGGCGGGACGGGAGGGGCATAGCGATTCACGGTCGGGTGCACCGGCCCCGTAACATTCGCCCCATGGCAAAGGCTCCCGTGCTCACTCCCCAGGCGGACGACTTCCCGCGCTGGTACCAGGACCTGATCAACAAGGCCGAGCTGGCCGACAACGGCCCGGTGCGCGGCACCATGGTCATCCGACCGTATGGCTACGGCCTGTGGGAGCGGATGCAGCAGGAGATGGACGCGCGGATCAAGCGCGCCGGAGCCCAGAACGCGTACTTCCCGATGTTCATCCCGCAGTCCTATCTGACCCGGGAGGCGGAGCACGTCGAGGGCTTCGCTCCGGAGCTGGCCGTGGTCACCCACGGCGGCGGCAAGGAGCTGGAGGAGCCGGTCGTGGTCCGGCCCACCTCCGAGACCATCATCAACGAGTACTTCTCCAAGTGGGTGCAGAGCTACCGCGACCTGCCCCTGCTGATCAACCAGTGGGCCAATGTGGTCCGCTGGGAGCTGCGGCCCCGCGTCTTCCTGCGCACCACCGAGTTCCTCTGGCAGGAGGGCCACACCGCCCACGCCACCTACGAGGACGCGCGCGCCTACGCCGACATGATCCACCGCGAGGTGTACGGCGACTTCATGGTGAACGTCCTCGCCATCGACGTGGTGCTGGGCCGCAAGACCGCCCGGGAGCGCTTCGCCGGCGCCATCAACACCCTCACCCTGGAGGGCATGATGGGCGACGGCAAGGCGCTGCAGATGGGCACCAGCCATGAGCTGGGCCAGAACTTCGCCAAGGCGTTCCACACCCAGTACCTCTCCGGCGAGGGCAAGCAGGAGCACGTCTGGCAGACCTCCTGGGGCAGCTCCACCCGTATGGTCGGCGGCCTGATCATGTCGCACGGCGACGACAACGGCCTGCGGGTGCCGCCCCGGCTGGCGTCGGTGCAGGTCGTGGTGCTCGCCATCAAGGGCGATGACGCGGTGGTCGCCAAGGTGCGGGAGATCGGCGCGGCGCTGGAGGCGGCCGGCGTCCGGGTGGTCGTGGACGACCGCACCGATGTGCCGTTCGGCCGCCGCGCGGTGGACTGGGAGCTCAAGGGCGTCCCGGTGCGCATCGAGGTGGGCCCCCGCGACCTGGAGGCCGGTACCGCGATGCTGGCCCGCCGCATCCCCGGCGGCAAGGAACCGGTCTCCATCGATGCGCTGACGCAGCTGGTACCGGCCGTGCTGGAGGAGGACCAGGCGCTGCTGCTGCGCCAGTCGCGCGAGCGCCGGGAGGCCCGGACCGTCGATGTGACCTCCATCGAGGAGGCGGTCGAGGCCGCCGCCACCGGCTGGGGCCGCATCCCCTGGGCCGACCTCGGCCCGGAGGGCGAGGCCAAGCTGGCGGAGCAGGGAGTCTCGGTGCGCTGCCTGGTCGCGGCCGACGGTTCGGTGCCGGAGGCCGACGATCAGTCGGGCAACATCGCGATCGTCGCCCGCGCGTACTGAGCGGGCGGATATCGTGTTCGGCCCGTGGTCATGTTGTGGTGGCCACGGGCCTTACCCTCACCCTCCGTACGGGGCTCAATGGGCCGCGTAGGACAGGAGTTTGACGTTGTATCAGGTGCTCGATAGACGCCTCTGCGCAGCTCGGGGCGTACTCCGCGATCAACGGGGATCGCGATCGTTCGGCTGTGGACGGAACATCGGACCGCTCTCTATCGTTGGCATAGCGTGAGCACGACACAGCCTCTCGTCCTCGCGGCCGAACTTGCCGCCGCCTGGAGCGACATCCAGCGCCATCACCCCGACCTGCCCGATCTCGCGGCCCCGGAGTCGCTGATCGGCGAATCCTCCTCCGCCTGCGGCACCGAGCTCAGCTTTGAGCGGCTGCTGCACGAGGCGGCGCACGGACTGGCCGCCGCCCGTGGTATCCGCGACACCTCGCGGGCCGGGCGGTACCACAACCGGCGCTTCCTCGGCATCGCCGACGAGCTGGGCCTGGCCCATCCGGTCGAGCCCCATCCCAGCAGCGGCTTCTCGCTGGTGACCATGGAGCCGGAGACCAGGGCCCGGTACGCGGACACCATCGAGCGCCTGGACAGGGCGCTCGGGGCACACTCCGAGGCCGTCAGCGGGGACGGCCGCGGCCGCGCCTTCCGTGGCCCGGCCACCCGCCATGGCTCGTCCGGCGGCGGCGTCCGCGTCAAGGCGGTCTGCGGCTGCGGGCGGAACGTCCGGGTGGTCCCCTCGGTGCTCGCTCAGGCATCCATCGTCTGCGGCGCCTGCCAGCAGCCGTTCCGGATCGCCGAGCCGGCTTCGGAGTCCTGAGCCCGGAGTCCTGGGCCCCGGCGTCCTGAGCCCGGCGTCCTGCCGGGTGTCCTGAGCCCGCAGGTCGGGCCCGGGACCGCCGCACGGCACCGCGAGGCGCGTCTCGCGGCGCCGCGATGGCGGCTGCCCGGATCCGGCGGCGCCGGGCGCGGTCGGGAGAGCGCCCGCGCTGTGGCACAATGGGCAGCTGAGTACTCGGCAGCCGAGCAGGACCCCTCTCTCCTCCGGCTGGCGTGTCAGTCGAGCAGCCGACGTCCGCAACCCCACGTGGAGCGCGCGGCCGCTCACCCACGTCAAGACCAGGAGACCCCACTCCAGTGGCAGTCAAGATCAAGCTGAAGCGTCTGGGCAAGATCCGCGCCCCGCACTACCGCATCGTCGTCGCCGACTCGCGCACCAAGCGCGACGGCCGCGCCATCGAGGAGATCGGCGTCTACCAGCCGACCTACAACCCCTCGAAGATCGAGGTCGACTCGGACCGCGCCCAGTACTGGCTGAGCGTCGGCGCCCAGCCGACCGAGCCGGTGCTCGCCATCCTCAAGCTCACCGGTGACTGGCAGAAGTTCAAGGGCGAGCCGGCTCCGGCTCCCCTGAAGGTTGCCGAGCCCAAGGTCGAGGACTACAGCCACCTCTTCGCCAAGGCCGTCCAGGGCTTCGAGGACAGCACCACCGGTGCCGCCATCACCCCCAAGGCCAAGAAGTCGGACAAGAAGGACGAGGCCGCTGAGGCCGAGACCGCGTCCAGCGAGGCCTGAGGATGCTCGAGGAAGCCCTCGAGCACCTGGTGAAGGGCATCGTCGAGAACCCCGATGAGGTCCAGGTGCGGTCACGCAACCTGCGCCGGGGGAACACCCTTGAGGTGCGGGTGCACCCCGAGGACCTCGGCAAGGTCATCGGCCGTGGTGGCCGCACCGCCCGTGCGCTGCGCACCGTGGTCGGCGCGCTGGGTGGACGGAACGTCCGCGTCGACCTGGTCGACGTCGACAACGTCCGCTGAGCCGCACGGCTCCTCTTCAGGGCCGATCCTCTTCAGGGCCGATCGGGACGCACCTCGTCCCGGTCGGCCCTGCCGCATTCACCAGTCCCAACCAGTCGTGAACCACAGGAGCGCGATCACCGTGCAGCTCGTCGTCGGCAGGATCGGCCGTGCCCACGGCATCAGAGGGGATGTGACCGTCGAGGTCCGCACCGACGAGCCGGAGCTCCGGCTCGCACCCGGCGCGGTGCTGCTCACCGACCCGCCCTCCGCCGGACCGCTCACCGTGGAGTCCGGCCGGGTGCACAGCGGCCGGCTGCTGCTGCGCTTCGCGGGGGTGGGTGACCGCAACGCCGCCGAGGCGCTGCGCAACACCGTCCTGATCGCCGAGGTCGACCCCGCCGAACTCCCCGACGACCCCGACGAGTACTACGACCACCAGCTGGTCGGCCTCGATGTGGTGCTGCGCGACGGCACCCGGGTCGGCGAGGTCTCCGAGGTGGTCCATCTGCCGTACCAGGACCTGCTCTCGGTGACCACCGGGGACGGCCGCGAGGTACTGGTGCCGTTTGTGGAGCGAATCGTCCCCGAGATCGACCTGGAGGAGCAGCGGGCCGTCATCGACCCGCCGCCGGGGCTGATCGACCCCGACCGGGCCGAGACCGCCGGCTCCGACGCAGGTCAGGAGTAACCCGCGCCCATGCGCATCGATGTCGTCACCATCTTCCCCGAGTACCTCGAACCGCTGAATGTGTCGCTGGTCGGCAAGGCCCGGGCCCGTGGCCGACTCGACATCCACCTCCACCACCTGCGGGACTGGACCACCGATGTGCACCGCACGGTGGACGACACCCCGTACGGCGGCGGCCCCGGCATGGTGATGAAGCCGGAGCCCTGGGGCGCCGCCCTGGACGCCGTGCTGGAGCGCGGCGCCGAGGAGCTGGCCGGCCGGGGCCTCGGCGAGGGCGCCGTACCCACCCTGGTGGTGCCCACCCCCAGCGGCCGCCCCTTCACCCAGGAGCTGGCCCAGCGGCTGGCCGCCGAGCCGTGGCTGGCGTTCGCCCCCGCCCGCTACGAGGGCATCGACCGCCGGGTCATCGAGGAGGCCGCCGACCGGATGCCCGTGGTGGAGGCGTCCATCGGCGACTATGTGCTGGCCGGTGGCGAGGTCGCGGTGCTGGTCATGGTGGAGGCGGTGGCCCGGCTGCTGCCGGGGGTGCTCGGCAACGCCGAGTCGCACCGCGACGACTCCTTCGCCGCCGGGGCCATGGCGGATCTGCTGGAGGGCCCGGTCTACACCAAGCCCGCCGAGTGGCGCGGCCGTGCCGTCCCCGAGGTGCTGCTCAGCGGCAACCACGGCCTGATCGCCCGCTGGCGCCGGGAGCAGGCGTTCCGCCGGACCCTGGCGATGCGCCCGGACCTGGTGGGCCGCTGGGAGAAGGCCGCGTTCGACAAGCACGACCGCAAGGCGCTGGACGCCCTCGGCGTGACCTGGGACGAAGCCTGCGGCCGATTTCGGCCGGAACCGGGTGGTGTGGAAGAATAGGCCGCTGCTGCATGCCGTTGCCCCTGCCACGGGGGGAACACCGTCCGCCGGCCTCGCCGGTGCGCAGCAACCCCCATCCTTACGAATTCCGTGGGTGACCCGTGGCGCCCATGATGGAGAGTTCCGATGAGCAATCTGCTCGACGTCATCGACTCCGCGTCGCTCCGCGACGACGTCCCCGCCTTCCGTGCCGGTGACACCCTCAAGGTGCACGTCCGGGTCATCGAGGGCAACCGCTCCCGTGTCCAGGTCTTCCAGGGCGTCGTCATCCGCCGCCAGGGCGCGGGCGTCCGCGAGACCTTCACCGTCCGCAAGGTCAGCTTCGGCGTCGGCGTCGAGCGCACCTTCCCGGTGCACACCCCGATCGTGGAGAAGATCGAGGTCGTGACCCGGGGTGCCGTCCGCCGCGCCAAGCTGTACTACCTGCGCGACCTGCGCGGCAAGGCCGCGAAGATCAAGGAGAAGCGCGACCGCTGAGGTCGGCTGCTCGGTCCCGGCTCCGGTCGGGGAGGGGAACCCTCGTACGAGGCCGGATAGGCTTCGCCCGATGAGCACCCACGAACCACTCGCGGACCGCGACAGCGCCCCCGCCCCCGAAGACGGGGCAGGGGCGTCGTCGCGGTCCGCGGCCGTTCCGGCGCTCCCCGACGCCGGGCGTCCCCGCCGGTGGGTCGGCGGGCTGCTGGTGGCCGTGGTCTGCGTGCTGGTGCTGGCCCTGGTGAACGCCTTTGTCGCCCAGCCCTTCGCCATCCCCTCCGGGTCGATGGAGAACACCCTGCGGGTGGGCGACCGGGTGGTGGTCAACAAGCTCGCGTACCGCTTCGGCGGCACCGTGCACCGGGGTGACGTGGTGGTCTTCGACGGCCGGGACTCCTTCCTCCAGGACGACGGAGCCGGGTCTGGCGGACTGGGCGGCGCCCTGCGGCAGCTCGGCTCCTACCTCGGCCTGGCGTCCCCCTCCGAGACCGACTTCGTCAAGCGCGTCGTCGGCGTGGGCGGGGACCGGGTGGTCTGCTGCGACCGGCAGGACAGGATCACCGTCAACGGCGTGCCGGTGGACGAGTCCGGGTACCTCTTCCCTGGTGACACCGCCTCCTCGGTGCCGTTCGACATCGAGGTGCCGGACGGCAGGCTGTGGGTGATGGGCGACCACCGCAGCGACTCCCGGGACTCCCGCGACCACCTCGGGGAGCCCGGTGGCGGCACCGTGCCCGAGGACCGGGTGATCGGTCGGGCCGACTGGGTCGTATATCCCGTCGGGCGCTGGCACCACCTCCGGCGCCCCGGTGGGTACGACGCGGTGGACGCGGCAGGGAGGGGCGGTCGGCATGGGGACCAGGGGTAGGCTGCGGGTCGCCGAACCGCCGGAGGGGAGCAGCGCCGCCCCCGAGTCGGCGACCGACGGCGGCGGGGCGCCCGGACGCGGCGAGAAGCGCCGCCGCACCTCGGGGATGGGACGCGCCGAGCGCCGCCGCATCGCCCGCCGCGCCGCCCGCCGCCGCAAGCGCTCCTTTCTGCGTGAGGTGCCGCTGATCGCCGTGGTGGCGCTGGTGATCGCGCTGCTGCTGAAGACCTTCCTGGTCCAGGTGTTCGTGATCCCCTCGGGGTCCATGGAGGACACCATCCGGATCGGCGACCGGGTGGTGGTGGACAAGCTCACCCCCTGGTTCGGCAAGGACTACAAGCGCGGCGATGTGGTGGTCTTCAAGGACCCGGGCGGCTGGTTGGAGCAGGACCACAAGACGTCCGAGGACGGTCCGGTGATGCGCGGGGTGAAGCACGCCTTCGCCACCATCGGCCTGCTGCCCTCCGACAACGAGGGCGACCTGATCAAGCGGGTGATCGGGGTCGGCGGCGACACCGTGGTCTGCTGCGACGCCGGTGGGCGGCTCACGGTCAACGGCACCCCGGTCGACGAGCCGTATGTCGCCCCCGGCAACCCGGCGTCACGGATCACCTTCACCGTGACGGTGCCGCGCGGCAGGCTCTGGGTGATGGGCGACCACCGCGACTTCTCCGCCGACTCGCGCTTCCATATGACCGACTTCGGCAATGGCACCATCCCACTCTCCAATGTCATCGGCCGCGCCTTTGTGATCGCCTGGCCGGTCTCCCGGTTCCACCGGCTGCCGGAGCCCGACACGCTGGCGTCGCTGCCTCCGCCGCCCGGGAGTGTGATCGACGCGGCCCGCGCGCCCTCCGGTCGGGGTCCCGCCTCCAGTCAAAATCTTGGCCAACCCTCCACCGCCGTGCCCGCCGGGCCGGATCCCGGGGAACCGTCGCTCGTTATGGGTGTGGTGGCTGCGCTGCCCTTCGCTGCCCGCCGATGGCGGAGGGGCGTCGCCCGTCGCGGCTGAATGACGGGGGACGCCGTGTGTGCTGGCGCTGGGCGGCCCCACCGGGTGATAGAGAGGTGCAGGTGTGCGGCGCGATGCGTCGGGCACCTGGAGGACGTCGGGCCGCGGTCAGCCATGCGGGTCCGGGAACCGCGGTGCCGCCGGATGGCACCGCATCGGCGTGGGCGCGGTCGCGTCCGCAGTGCAGGGAGGAGATGTCGTGGGGGATCTCGTGATCGGCGCCCGTTCGGGTGCCGGTGAGCCCGAGGACCCCGGCAGCCGTACCGCGGATTCCGTGGGCGACCCGGGAGCCGGCGGACAGCAAGCGGACCGGAGCGGTGGCAGGACGGCGGCCGGAGTGGCCGCCGAGTCCGGTACCGGCGACGACGAGGCGGCGGACACCCCGGGGGAGGCCCGGCCGGCGAAGTCCGACACGGCCTCCCGGGAGCACAAGCAGCGCTCGTTCTGGAAGGAACTGCCGATCCTGATCGGCATCGCGCTGGTCCTGGCGCTTGTCATCAAGACCTTCTTCGTGCAGGCGTTCTCCATCCCTTCGGAGTCCATGCAGGACACCCTTCAGAAGGGTGACCGGGTGCTGGTGGACAAGCTCACCCCGAGGTTCGGCGCCAAGCCGGAGCGCGGCGACGTGGTCGTCTTCCACGACCCGGGCGGCTGGCTCAACAAGGAGCCGGAGCAGTCCGGCAACGGGGTGCTGCGCGGTGTGCAGAACGTCCTCAGCTTTGTCGGGCTGATGCCCTCCGCCGATGAGAAGGACCTGATCAAGCGGGTCATCGCGGTCGGCGGCGACACCGTGGAGTGCCAGGGGAGCGGCCCGGTCAAGGTCAATGGCGTGGCGCTGGACGAGCCCTATGTCTACCCGGGCACCACGCCCTGCGGTGACAAGCCCTTCGGGCCGGTCAAGGTGCCCGACGGCGGCATCTGGGTGATGGGCGACCACCGCAATGACTCGCTGGACTCCCGCTTCCACATGGACCAGCCCGGCGGCGGCAGCGTCCCGGTCGGCAATGTCGTCGGCCGCGCCTTTGTGATCGCCTGGCCGGCCTCCCGCTGGAACACCCTGCCGGTGCCCGACACCTTCAGCCAGCCCGGCCTCTCGGCCGCCGGAGCGTTCGCCCCGCCGGCGCTCGGCCTGGTCGGAGCCGTGCCGGTGACCCTGCTGATCCGCCGCCGCAGGCGCCGGGCGGAGGCAGCCGGCTGACGGAGCGCGCCCGGGCGGCGGCGTCCGAGGCATTGCGCGGGCCGTGGTACCGACGAGTAGTCTGCTCGGGCGTACCACGGCCCGCCTGCTTTCCGCCCGCCGGCCCCGGTACGGCTGTCGCGACCGGCGGCCCCTCGCGGGCGGTCGGCAGGAGCAGGCCGGCCCCTGGGCCCGGCCGAGGGGGGACGGCGCCGATGAGCGGGACCGCCGGTGGGACCACGGACCAGGCCCCGGACCGGACCGGTCCGGGGGCGGGAGCAGCCGCCGCCCCCGATACACCCGGCGGCCGGCTGGGCCGGGTACTCCAGGGCGTCGCCCTCGCCCTCGGTCTGCTGCTGATGGTCGGCGGCTTCGCGCTGATCGCGGCCGACTACCGGCCCTACAACGTCCCCACCGACTCCATGGAGCCCACCGTGCGCCCCGGGGACACCGTGCTGGCGCGCAACAGCGACGGCAGCGACATCGGGCGCGGTGACGTGGTGGTCTTCCGGGACTCCGAGTGGGGCGGCGCCCTGATGATCAAGCGGGTCGTCGCGGTCGGCGGGGACACCCTGGTCTGCTGCGACGCCCGGCAGCGGCTCACCGTCAACGGCACGCCGGTCGACGAGCCGTACCTCGCCAGGGGCTACAACGGCGGCGCGTTCACGGCGCGGGTGCCGCAGGGGCGGATCTTCCTGCTGGGCGACAACCGGCTGGGCTCGCTGGACTCCCGGGTCCACCTGGACCGGGCCTCCGGCACGGTCCCCGCAGCCGATGTGCTCGGCCGGGTGGAGGGCACCGCCTGGCCGTTCGCCCGGATGGGCGGCATCGACCGGACCGCCGCCTTCGACCCGGTCGGCGGCTCCCGGGCCTCCCGGCCCGGACCGCTGGTGGCGGCTGCCTGGGCCTCGGTCTCCGGGGCGGTGCTCGTCCTGGTGACCGCCGCCCTCGGCCCGGCGGCGGCGTTCCTCCGCCGACTGCGCCGCAGTGGACCCTAGGGGGCCTGCCGAGGCTCTCCGCCACCCGCCGGTGGTCCACAATGGGAGGACACGACAGCTAAGGGGACGTGGGGATGAGTGCCGAGGACCTCGAAAAGTACGAGACCGAGATGGAGCTCAAGCTCTACCGGGAGTACCGCGACGTCGTCGGCCTGTTCAAATTCGTGATCGAGACCGAGCGCCGCTTCTACCTCACCAATGACTACGAACTCCAGGTCCACTCGGTGCAGGGCGAGGTCTTCTTCGAGGTGTCCATGGCCGACGCCTGGGTCTGGGACATGTACCGGCCCGCCCGCTTCGTACGCAAGGTACGGGTGCTGACCTTCAAGGACGTCAACGTCGAGGAGCTTGCCAAGACCGATCTGGAGCTCCCCTCCGACGACGCCGGATTCGGCCGCTGACCGTACCCGCTGTCAAGCCCCCGCCCGCTTATTGACCCCTGCGGGGGAACGCGCTTTTCCACAGCCCCGGGTTGTCCACAGGAATCCGGCCGCCCCTCGCGCTCCCGGCCCGCCACCGGCACGCTCCGTGCCGGAGGTGACCGCCATGACCAATCCCCGCACCGCCCTCGGCCGCTACGGCGAGGAGGTGGCCGCCCGCCGCCTGGTGGAGGCCGGCCTGACCGTCCTGGAGCGCAACTGGCGCTGCCGGGAGGGCGAGCTGGACATCGTCGCCCTGGAGGGCGACACCCTCGCCGTCTGCGAGGTGAAGACCCGCCGCGAGACCGGCTTCCAACAGCCCGCCGAGGCCGTCACCGAGGCCAAGGCCGAACGGCTGCGCAGACTCGCCGCACGCTGGCTCGACGAACGCTGGCCGGTCCACCGGGCCCGGCTCGGCGGCGCCGCCGCCGGCCCGCCGCGCCCCGCCCCACCGCCACCCGGCGGCGTACGCATCGACCTGATCGCGGTCACCGGCCGCCTCCGGGGCGCCGCCCTGGTCGAGCACCTGCGCGGGGTGGTATGACCGTGGCCTTCGCCCACACCTGCTCCGTCGCCCTGCTCGGCGTCGACGGGGTGGTCGTCGAAGTACAGGCCGACCTCGAACCCGGCGTCGCCGCCTTCACCCTGGTCGGCCTGCCCGACAAGGCCCTCAGCGAGGCCCGCGACCGGGTCCGCGCCGCCGTCGTCAACAGCGGCGAGAGCTGGCCGCAGCGCAAGCTCACCGTCGGGCTGAGCCCCGCGTCGGTACCCAAGAGCGGCAGCGGCTTCGACCTGGCGGTCGCCTGCGCGGTCCTCGCCGCAGCCGAACGCCTGGACCCCGCTGCCATCGCCGACCTGCTGATCGTGGGCGAACTCGGCCTCGACGGCCGGGTCCGGCCGGTCCGCGGAGTACTGCCGGCCGTTCTCGCCGCCGCCGACGCCGGCTACCGGCAGGTCGTCGTCCCCGAGCAGACCGCCTCCGAGGCCGCCCTGGTCCCCGGCATCTCGGTGCTCGGCGTACGCAGCCTCCGCCGACTGATCGCCGTCCTCACCGGCGACCCCCCGCCCGACGAACCCGACGACCGCACCGCCCCCGGCCGCCCCGACCCGATGATGGCCGGGCTCACCCTCCCCGGCGTCGGCGCCCGGGGCCTCACCGGGGAACGGACCCACCACCTGGACATGGCCGATGTCGCCGGCCAGTACGAGGCCCGCCGCGCCCTGGAGATCGCGGCGGCGGGCGGCCACCACCTCTACCTCAAAGGACCGCCCGGCGCCGGCAAGACCATGCTGGCCGAGCGGCTGCCCGGACTGCTGCCACCGCTGCGCCCGAAGGAGGCCCTGGAGGTCACCGCCGTGCACTCGGTCGCCGGACTGCTGCCGCCCGGACGCCCGCTGATCGACACCGCCCCCTACTGCGCCCCGCACCACTCCACCACCATGCCCGCGATCATCGGCGGCGGCAGCGGACTGCCCCGGCCCGGCGCGGTCTCGCTGGCCCACCGGGGCGTCCTCTTCCTGGACGAGGCCCCCGAGTTCCCCGTCCGGGTCCTGGACGCGCTGCGGCAGCCGCTGGAGTCCGGCGAAGTGATCGTGGCCCGGTCGGCGGGGTCGCTGCGGCTGCCCGCCCGCTTCCTGCTGCTGCTCGCCGCCAACCCCTGCCCCTGCGGGCGCTACTCCCGGCGCGGCGAGGGGTGCGCGTGCACCCCGGCCATGGTGAGCCGCTATCAGGGGCGGCTCTCCGGCCCGCTGCTGGACCGGGTGGACCTCCAGGTCGAAGTGGAACCGGTGACCCGGGTGCAACTGCTGGACCGCGACACCACCGCCGAGACCACGGCCACCGTCGCCGCCCGGGTCCTGGCCGCCCGTGGGCGGGCCGCCGCCCGGCTCGCCGACACCCCCTGGCACGGCAACGCCGAGGTGCCCGGCCACGAACTGCGCACCCGCTGGCGGCTGGCGCCCGGGGCCCTGGACGACGCCGAACGCGAGATGCAGCGCGGCCTGCTCACCGCGCGCGGCCTGGACCGGGTGCTCCGGGTCGCCTGGACCGTCGCCGACCTGGCCGGCCGCGACCGCCCCAACCGCACCGACATCCGCACCGCCCTGGTCCTCCGCACCGGCGTCCACCGCGGCCTCCCCCTCCCCACCCCCTGACCCGCCCCTCGCCGCCACCCCCGCCCCCGTCCCGTTCACCCGACCCCGCCCCGCTCACCCGATCACCCGACCCCTGCCTCCGCCCCGCTCACCCGCCGGACCTGCCCGCTCACCTGACCTCCCGCCGAGCCCCCTCCCCCGATCACCCGCCCCCGCCCTGCTCACCCGACCCTCGCCGCCGAGCCCGCCCCGCTCAGCCGCCGGACCTGCCCGCTCCCCCGACCTCCCGCCACCGAGCCCGCCCTGCTCACCCGATCTCCCGCCGTCGAGCCCCCGCCCCCGCCCCGCTCAGCCGCCGGACCTGCCCGCTTGGCGTGGGCCCGGGTCTCCGGCCGTGGCCGGGCCGGGCGTCACCCCGCCCGGGCACCCCGATTCCCCCCCACACGTAGAAAGGCCGTCTCCGGTGACTCCGATCCAGATCCCTCTCGACCTCGAAGGAACCGACCCCGAGGAGGCCGCGCCGCCTACCGGCCCCGACGACCGGGAGCGGCTGGCCAGGGTCGCGCTGACCCGGCTTGCCGAGCCCGGCGACCTCACCGTCGGGCAGTGGATCGCGGAACTCGGCGCAGCCCGCCTGCTGCGCACCATCGAGACGGGTGGCAAGCCCCCCGGAGCCACCGCCGCCCGGCTGGCCCGCTACCGGGTCCGCGCTCCCGGGCTTGACCCGGCCGCCGACCTGGAGCGGGTCCGGGCCCTGGGCGGCCGGTTCGTCATCCCGGGCGATCCGGAATGGCCGACCCAACTGGACGACCTCGGACCGGCCCGGCCCATCGGCCTCTGGACGACCGGCGCCGCCTCGCTGCGGCTGCTGGCCCTGCGCTCCGTGGCCGTCGTGGGTGCCCGCGCCTGTACGGCCTATGGCGCACATGTCGCCGGGGAACTCGCAGCCGGACTGGCCGAACGCGGCTGGGTGGTGGTCTCCGGCGCCGCGTACGGGATCGACGCCGCCGCCCACCGGGGCGCCCTGGCGGTCGGCGGCCCCACCGTCTCCATCCTCGCCTGCGGGATCGACATCGCCTACCCGCGCGGCCACACCGAACTGATCCGCCGCATCTCCCAGCAGGGCCTGCTGGTCAGTGAACTGGCGCCGGGTGAGCACCCCAACCGCTTCCGCTTTGTGCTGCGCAACCGCGTGATCGCCGCCCTCACCCGGGGGACCGTGGTCGTCGAAGCGGCCCTGCGCAGCGGCGCGCTGAGCACCGCCCGCCGGGCCAGGGACCTCAACCGGCTCACCTGCGGCGTCCCCGGCCCGGTGACCTCGGAACTCTCCGGCGGCGTCCACGCCCTGCTGCGCAGCGGCGCGGCGACGCTGGTCACCGACGCGGCCGAGGTGGTGGAGCTGGTCGGCGGGATCGGCGGCGACCTTGCT is part of the Peterkaempfera bronchialis genome and encodes:
- the trmD gene encoding tRNA (guanosine(37)-N1)-methyltransferase TrmD codes for the protein MRIDVVTIFPEYLEPLNVSLVGKARARGRLDIHLHHLRDWTTDVHRTVDDTPYGGGPGMVMKPEPWGAALDAVLERGAEELAGRGLGEGAVPTLVVPTPSGRPFTQELAQRLAAEPWLAFAPARYEGIDRRVIEEAADRMPVVEASIGDYVLAGGEVAVLVMVEAVARLLPGVLGNAESHRDDSFAAGAMADLLEGPVYTKPAEWRGRAVPEVLLSGNHGLIARWRREQAFRRTLAMRPDLVGRWEKAAFDKHDRKALDALGVTWDEACGRFRPEPGGVEE
- the proS gene encoding proline--tRNA ligase; the protein is MAKAPVLTPQADDFPRWYQDLINKAELADNGPVRGTMVIRPYGYGLWERMQQEMDARIKRAGAQNAYFPMFIPQSYLTREAEHVEGFAPELAVVTHGGGKELEEPVVVRPTSETIINEYFSKWVQSYRDLPLLINQWANVVRWELRPRVFLRTTEFLWQEGHTAHATYEDARAYADMIHREVYGDFMVNVLAIDVVLGRKTARERFAGAINTLTLEGMMGDGKALQMGTSHELGQNFAKAFHTQYLSGEGKQEHVWQTSWGSSTRMVGGLIMSHGDDNGLRVPPRLASVQVVVLAIKGDDAVVAKVREIGAALEAAGVRVVVDDRTDVPFGRRAVDWELKGVPVRIEVGPRDLEAGTAMLARRIPGGKEPVSIDALTQLVPAVLEEDQALLLRQSRERREARTVDVTSIEEAVEAAATGWGRIPWADLGPEGEAKLAEQGVSVRCLVAADGSVPEADDQSGNIAIVARAY
- a CDS encoding RNA-binding protein; this encodes MLEEALEHLVKGIVENPDEVQVRSRNLRRGNTLEVRVHPEDLGKVIGRGGRTARALRTVVGALGGRNVRVDLVDVDNVR
- the rimM gene encoding ribosome maturation factor RimM (Essential for efficient processing of 16S rRNA), coding for MQLVVGRIGRAHGIRGDVTVEVRTDEPELRLAPGAVLLTDPPSAGPLTVESGRVHSGRLLLRFAGVGDRNAAEALRNTVLIAEVDPAELPDDPDEYYDHQLVGLDVVLRDGTRVGEVSEVVHLPYQDLLSVTTGDGREVLVPFVERIVPEIDLEEQRAVIDPPPGLIDPDRAETAGSDAGQE
- the rpsP gene encoding 30S ribosomal protein S16, which encodes MAVKIKLKRLGKIRAPHYRIVVADSRTKRDGRAIEEIGVYQPTYNPSKIEVDSDRAQYWLSVGAQPTEPVLAILKLTGDWQKFKGEPAPAPLKVAEPKVEDYSHLFAKAVQGFEDSTTGAAITPKAKKSDKKDEAAEAETASSEA
- the rplS gene encoding 50S ribosomal protein L19, which translates into the protein MSNLLDVIDSASLRDDVPAFRAGDTLKVHVRVIEGNRSRVQVFQGVVIRRQGAGVRETFTVRKVSFGVGVERTFPVHTPIVEKIEVVTRGAVRRAKLYYLRDLRGKAAKIKEKRDR